The genomic stretch TCAATGCTTATGCTTattgagaattatttaaatctttgacACGTCCTTTAACTTACGTAAGTAACACAAATACTTTTCATCATAGAACATAAGAAACCCGATATGATATTTATCTtggattatttatattctatataaagtGTCACACTAAAATAGAACTGAAACAAACGATCTGACACTCGATAAACGACATATTACTTTACAGGTTTGCGTGAATTAAGAGCCAACTGTTGGCCACTATTTTATTCAGCTTTCTTGTCAAACTATTAATTTATGACTTCTCATccttttctatatattatagagTTACAATTTATACAACAGTATTTCATTATAACGActcaaaattattgattttcattaaaatatattataaactttaagtATAATTCTGTTCTATTGAtttatgttacaaatataaCTGTGATTAATTAAGTCATAACTTGAATAGCATTTATACATGTATGTGtgtcgatttttttaaattgttatttctcGAAAAGACACGCGCCATATAGGTATCAATGTTAACTAAAATCGTTACTTTTCTTTGGCTCATGGTCAGCGGTCGCTGAGTCAGATCGCGGTTCAAGGCTAACAAGGAAAGTTGTGTTATGCTCACCGACTTACCGAGCATAACATACATTACGCTACTGCACTTTAAAACATCGATACtatgtgagccgagatggcccagtggttagaatgcgtgcgtcttaaccgatgattgcgggttcaaacccaggaaagcaccactgaatattcatgtgcttaatttgtgtttataatctcgtactcggcggtgaaggacaacatcgtgaggaaacctgcatgtgtcaaatttcatagaaattccgccacatatgtattccaccaatatacctacattggaacagcgttgtgtaacatattataaaccttctcctcaaagggagagaaggcctttacaTTGAGACATTTAGaggctattgttgtttttgttgttgttgatattatGTCAAACATTACAATGCAGAATTGTCTTTGATATCTCAAGAGCCCAATCAATATCTGTTAAGCTATTGGAAAAACCGACATCTCACCGCAGGGCAAGATCGTGAAATATCTAACATTAGTTCGGTTTATAGCTAATACTCTTTGAAAACCGCTTTCAATTCGAATTGAACCGATTTCCACCAttctttatctttataattgttCAAGCTTTGATTGTGACATAATTGTACAAATTTTAGTGTAAACgcaatttgttaattattttgtattaagtaaTAACTAATCCTGCTAATCCATTTAACGATTTAACGTAAGTTCAATTACCAAATTAATGTTAGTCTatgacttataataaaattctcatattatatatttgctgTTTTCGGAACATGCATTTGGTTTAGTTATTCAATGCGATACGTGAATTGgtacgttattttaatatatttgtactcGTTCTTCAAATAATATCGACAACCGACGCTGTGTGTTGTGTTGTTTTTTGACACTTTCTATTGTTTTAAACTATTCTACGAATATACTATACGTAGAGCAGGATGTCTTACATTCGAGAGATGAGTCAGTGTAACCTGAAGTGCCACTGTTATGACGTTATACAAGAATTAAAACAAAGaatcattatcaaaatatattcatattttccaAACAAAAACATAGACAAAATACCTATGCTATTACCAAAAAGGGCGATAACCTTTTTAGTGGTTCATTATTAGACACCGTTTTTAAACGATCAATACACCCGTATAGTTTTAAGGATTGTAAAGTTGACACTGGTATTAGTAccgttgtttgttgttgtacagGGCACCATTTTTATAAAGTGACGTTATCACGTGCGTTAAATATAATACGCTCATACAGTGTTTCGAGTGTGGATTCTTTCCACTCGCCATGTGTTTTAACAAGTGTTATGGGCACttgtaattacatacataaagcCGAGATGACAGCGGCTGAAACTTGTGATTCTTAAACGAAGTTCCTAGATTCAAAACCATACAAGCAACTCagatattacaaatacacataTTGTAACGAAGTGTTCGATCATATTCTTGTAGTCGCTTTGAAAGTTGTGAGTCGGGATTTTAATTAAACGCTCTGACGTATTTAGTAACtctactttattaattactggCGTCTATATTTTAGGCTTAGGCATGAGGTAAAATAGCCATTGGTTGAGGCCCTAAACTCTTGCCGATCGTGTTAAACTGGCGTTCGAACGGATTATTAGAGTAAGGGATTACAGATTGCAACAGTGTTGTAATGGTACACCATATAGCCTGCGTAGTAAGCTAGCCTCTCTTCACATTGCCGTCGCCAAAATTCTTAAAATGACATGAtcccatcatcatcattatcgcCGATACGAACAAAGATTTTTTCGCGTATTTGTGGAATATTAATGAAGCtgattatttctttatacattCATTCATCTAGTGTTCAACGTTGAAAAATAGTGTAGATGAAATCTTCACATATTGGTGGACCCTTCACACTCAAAGCTAACAATTGTcgcttttaaaacatttttgtcgTTGACATTATACAACTTAAGTTAAAAACCCGATTCGGAATATACATTTCATCGATTATAATCACgatcaaaataaatacttttacgtGACAAATTACTTAAGTATCCGAAGTTTAACAGTAGAAACATAGCCAATATcccaatatatgtttttattttgacgagATTGATATCTGTATCTgtattaaactatattattaatgttataaatgtgcaagtaactctgcctgtcactcactctttcactaccaaaccgctgaaccgaatttgatgacatttggtatgaagcaaacttgacaaccaacaccctaaaagtGAGCGAAACcacaggcgactactagtatctACATATacgcataataataattaattttcgctTCTTGTGTAATATAGAGCGGTAATTATATCTCGTGTGTCAGATTAATCAACTAACGTGACTCATTACATGGATATCTTGACCACCCATGTGCTTACGACATCCTAATCTTGCTAAGCCGTATCTGTATCGGAGAGATGGAAAATTAGTCCTTATTGACTAAGTCTTAAGAATTACTACAGTTTAATTTGAGTTTTTGTGCCATATGTCAAAACGAAATGCCAATGATCAGGTGCGGTCAGCAATGGGTTCAAACCTTTTTAGCTCTGTGACTGGTCACACTTTAAAAATTAGGTTCTATGAGATTGTGTTTGAGAGTTAAGCAATGTAGGAGAAGAAGAAATGTTAAACATATTTCCCAATATTACTATTTAGGTAATCTTTATGTAGTataacacttggtggtagggctttgtgcaagcccgtcttggtaggtaccatctcatcagttattctaccgccaaataacagtactcagtattgttgtgttccggtttgaagggtgagtgagccagtgtaactacaggcataagggacatgacatcttagttcccaaggttggtggcactttgacggtgtaaggaattataatatttcttacagcgtcattgtttatgggtgatggtgaccacttaccattaggtggcccatatgctcgtccgccaaactatatcataaaaaaaataataacaaagtcGTTATCTGCGCTTTGTGCGCTttgttttttacatataaacctttGTGTCACTCGGTTTAAtgatgaaaaccgcatcaaaatccgttgagtagttttaaagatttaagcatacatagggatatagggacagagaaaacgaTTTTGTTTCACACTATATGGTGAtaacaatcaatcaaaatatattaatatgggTTCTTATAAGCAATTTGTTTGTAAAGTTtcaaccggttcggaatgtagattctactaagaagaaccgataaaaaaatcagtagttTCTCACATCCATCAATCATTACAATCCCGTAATCGATTCtaattgtatttgtatgtttgaattatatatttcgtCTTTTAAAATGACagttacataaaattacattatgtgataccattaataaaaatacggatatttatgaataaaatcattaactaattttatataatatctgatgGTCGCGGCTTCGCCTCTGTTTATTTTGGTCTGTTACGGCACTTCccttaattaaaacttaaactcaaactcaattattattaaagtacacCTTCAGGTTCTGACATTGTACTTAAAGCATTTACTTAGATGATTATTTACAGTAAAAATCGTTAAAATAACAACGGTACTAGTTTATCGATGTGATCAtgctaaaataaacaattaatacacTTGTTATATCTTCATTGAAATCCCAATAATAAAAAGTTCACACTCgtcaactatattttaaaaacggtATACAACCGTTTATAAgcttcatataataataataaatcttttagaATAACTTTCAAGTATGTTGAGAATCTTTTTATTTCggcattacaaaaaatatgtcaCTGAATTTagtagtatataaaaatatataaatcatatcttAAAATCTATTAAGCAATTGAAAACTTTACGCTTACGCTAAGAACTCACGGAGCGGTTTtcagcccgcgcccgccgcggtgGCGGAATggagtttattttcaaaactcacGAGACCGCAGTTTTGTGCGATAACGCAGCCGCCGCGGTTGCGATTATCACCCGCAAACGTAGCGGTTGATTATCGCAGGACGGGCGGTTGCAAGACGGGCGGTTAAACGATCAGTTCAGTTCCAGACCGTCATGGATACACACCAGAAACGAGCTGTTGCGTTATATTTACTTCacagaagaattaaaaaaagaaggccTAAAAGATTCTGGATACATCCACTAATTGCGGAAAGAAATCGTTATGGATTATTTGTTACTCTTATTAATGAGTTAAAGAAGGATGAGGAgaagttctttaattatttccgaATGTCCATAAGTAGTTATttagaacttaaaaaaaaaacagaaactgcTCTTCAAAAACAACATACTAATATGCGAGATCCCATATCACCAGAGGAAATGTTGGCAGTCACATTAAGGTATGTAAGTTTCTTTTAACaactcgcacgcacgcacgcacatacgcactcacacacgcacacacacacacataaatgttGTTCTTGGAAATCTTtacacagcgccatctagtccCAAACTAAGCACGAGGCTTATACTATAGATACCAGACAACGGATAcaacatacttatatactttttgcgTCAGGTGTTAATGAAACTagtggtaatatttaaaaattttttttattgaaaatacacatCATCTGACAAATTAGTATTGACTGAAGAAACTGATGGAATATTTTGTGGACTTTGGGTATTGCTTTCAGAAGTAGAATAGGTACGATAGCCGATATTTTCTTGACTGCCGATATTTTCTTGACTGTAATTATATGGTGGATATTGATAAGAAAATGCTGGAAGATTATTATCaagattatcaataatttgtagaacTGCTATTTGAAATCGTCTTGTTTTTGCTTCATCAAAATTTTGCAATGAAGGCAGTATTCCTcgaaaaaatgacaaatgtcTATCTTCGCGTTGAGACAACATCTCTATTAATGCTTTGTCGGCGtcgtcttttctttttcttttaacaccAGTTTGAGAAGATACTGAGGTGATAGGCGTAGCAAAAGCTTCTGATGTTGATGCAACAGTAGTAGTAgtgttagtagtagtagtagtttgttCAGTTGTAGCATCGCTCGTTAAGGTTGAGGAGGTATtttcaataggtatatttttcttcaaaaactGTAACTGATCAtcataaatgtactttttagtttttttagctCCCGATCCAGATTTTGTTTCCGTTtcaacttttttgtttgttttcatccagcaatctttaatatttttccatttttttataatcatgttacctaaaaaaaaatatacgtaattaagtaaatttatttatttcagataccTAGCAAGTGGGACTTCAATGCACGATTTGCACTACATATTCAGAATTGGGCACACAACTATATCAGCAATTATAAGAACGACATGTGAAAAATTATGGGAGGTGTTAATGTCTGAATGTTTTCCGGTAATCACTACAGAACTTTTAGAAGAAATCAgccaaaaattttacaagtacGCAAATTTTCCCCACTGTGTCGGAGCAATAGACGGCAAACATATAAGAATAACTAAACCAGATAACAGTGCTTCAATTTACTACaattataaggattttttttcatttgtattaatgGCCGTAGTTGATGCGGATTACTGCTTCGTTTTTGTAGACATTGGAGCCCCGGGAAGTAATGCTGATtcaaccatttttaaaaatactactttTTGCAATGCGCTTAATAGCAATTCTATCAAACTAcctaatgaaaaaatactaccCGGATCTACTTTGCCACCTGTCCCGTATGTATTCGTAGCCGATGAGGCATTTGGTTTGCATCAACACATTATGAGACCTTATGGTGGTCAATTTTTGAGTGTACAAAAAAGGGTATTTAATTATCGCCTATCGAGAGCACGAAGATACGTAGAATGTGCATTTGgcattttatcaaacaaatggCGAATTTTAAATCGTGCATTGGATGTATCAATAcctttatcaattaatattgtgaAGGCATGTTGCATACTTCACAATTTTGTACGAAAACGAGACGGCCATCACATTAGAGAAGAAGATTTTACTCATAATCTTGAGAGTATACAAACACCTCCATCAATACGCAGTGGAAGACAAGCCAACAACATAAGagatatttttcaacaatattttatgagtgaCAGCGGAGCTTTAAGCTGGcaattgtcaaaaatttaataacgttaattattattctttttacgaCCCGCTACTACACagctcaattattaattattattgtaggttaaaaataaacttatataatactaaccatatttttttttatttgtctcatccaaattttcaaaatctttatttaaaataccgcaGATTTCTTCCCATGCTTTGAGTGTCAAGTTTTTGTACTTATATTCTTCTAAGCTCTTATCCCATATAACTGGCCTATCTTGAACCAAAGTAATTAGTAGATCGACTTCAATATCAGTATCCATTTTGTTGACAAACGTGCGCGTGCGTGCTTGAACGCGTCACTACGGAACAAGGAGTTATCACTGCCTACCAGCAAAATGGCGCGATTTCCCCCCCGCTGCCAACGCGGTCGCCCGCCAACCGACCGCAGAGCGCGCGGGTGCAAATCGCCGCGGCTGCGGGACCGCGACCCGCGCCCGCCGGTAGAAGATGAACCGCCAGTGCAGCGGGACCCGCAAACAACCGCGCACACCGCGGGCGTAAAACGCGTCGTGAAatgtgctttaattttttacacatatatctGCATTCTACAGAAGCTGCGGGCCCGCACCCGCGGCGGGTGCGGGTGAAAACCGCTCCGTGAGTTCTTAGCCTTAGAGTATGTTTACATCGACGCTAATAACTCCCCGGCTCGTTTGTGACTTGACATAGTCATTACGGGCTGACGCCTCGGACGGCGCCTGTCACTTTATCTAACTTTACTAAACATTATATCTGCGTTTCGTAACAACTTCTATAccatataacaaatttattgtaaaattggttgtatattagtttatttattagctCATAATGCTGAATAgcacgaaaataaaatatagttattttgttattctatGAATAAATTCTCAGTAACAGTTTCGATTTTGGATGTCCGCTATTTTTACAGTCCCctatcttgaaaaaaaaagagatgGCCCAGACGTTGGAACatgtacatcttaactgataattgcgAGTTcgaactcaggcaagcaccactgaattctcatttatttaatttgtgttaataatacaTCTCGTATTCGGCGGCAAccgaaaacgtcgtgaggaaacctgcatgtgtctaatttcaacgaaattctgccacactaaagcagcgtggttgaatatgctccaaaccttctcctcaaagggagatgagttCTTAGCCCAGTAATAGAAAaggtcgttgttgttgttgtaccttgaaaaatacaaaaacctattttttagtatatttaactAACTCAGGTCAGGTCAGTGTCTAATTGGGAGGTACGGAATAACGTGACCTATGTATGTACCGTTTTTCGCTCTAAAATATTCCGACTAGACAAATAGACTGCGTCAAAACTcctacaattattattacttcaacatttatttatatttgtaatgttatCTATGTCGTAACAAATAAATAGGTATGTTTGATATAATAAGTGATATAACATTTATCACTTACGGGAAATGAACCTGCAACGCCCGACACTCGTGATAGCCCTAGATAACATCAGCGACATTATAGTAAGTGAAATAAATGACCAACCTTGGGCGCATTTGCCGTTACGACGCTACGCgtattgctattatttttaagtaggcGCTTATTTATAGTTGACTCCTAACTGAATAATTAACACTGATAAACGtccttttaataaaacaatgtaaacataataaattaaaatagttaaaatgtcagaacaattttaattaaagctcTTCCAGTAAATGTTAAATCCAAATCAGTTTATATTGTAAGGAATCACTAATAAACTATTGTCGGAATAGTAATAAAGactatgtatacacattattttatcataaaatatctcttctttaaatgttataagtaataaatattttaagcataaGTTAATtctagtatttaaattaatctgttTCATATTGTTGTcagaagaataataataataataattaattactataagcGCTTGGCTAAGATCCGCGTTATATTTGTACGTAAATGAAGAAAACTGACGTAGGCAATAAAATAGGTAGGCAATAAATGTGGAGATcagataaacaaacatttaatacgGCATAACATATCATTTATGACATATCATTACATAGATTATCTCTCACGACATTTAATAGGTTTAACAAAATTTTCCTTCTTCAAACATTTGTCAATTTAACATCTAGACCAAACAAATGCGAAAGTCTGTGAGTCTGTTGCTCTGTCACGaccgaaccgctgaaccgaactATAGAAATTTGCTTTGTAACAAGCCTGAACACcaaaaacgcgagcaaaaccgcTAGTTCAATGTATAATTTTTCTAAATGATTGAAAAAGTGGTTCTATAATTACTTtccatctatattaataatataaatgcaaagcgacagacagacagttgtctgtccgtcgctatttcactaccaaactactaaactgaatttgatgaaattggtataaagcaaactttaactccagGGACATacatttttgcctaatacatgtcAACCAATCCCTAAAACAGTAGTTCTCAATAAAGCTAAGCTATTGATTTAAAGTTAAAGAATTATtcgttttaaaacttttatatttgcaataaCAAGTAACCGCAATGTAAGAGACAGCTGTTAAAAATCCTTGCTCAATGATTTAAGTCGGTTCCATGCGCTGAAATATGCAAGTCTAACTCCATATACAGCTTTGCGGGGCAAGGGCGGGTGGTCCCAGATATGGCCTGCCATATGGTCGCCCAGTTCAGCTTAAATAGGAGTATAGAATGatttatcaacaaaaaaatttaGGCTTGTATGGTAGAGTATTGAGAAAATTTAACAATTGGCTTTTTAATAACTACgtctttaatataaatgttttattatgtgttaaatttaaaaatcttacgTCCCATGTAAATCGATTTATGAACCGCCATCAATGTTGATATCCTGTAAAGATATTGgtaacaatgaaattaaatcaaaacaatatacctacttaattcTTGAAGGCATCTtgcgagcacttttgaatcgtcaatttgaagattctaattttattaatttggtcGTCAAGATAacggtttagtttatatttcatatattcaaaGGGATtgcttggtagggctttgtgcaagcccgtctagatACCAGCCAATCATAAGATATTCTATCGCCGAACAGcaatactcaatattgttgtattctggtttgaacactgagtgtgccagtgtaactacaggcacagtacccaaggtcggtggcgcattgacaatttttttacgGCGCTAATGCCTTAGTCGGTGGTGACCGTTACCATCAGGTTTACCATTCGACAGtccgtttattataaaaaaaaaacacaattttacaactttaaaatgttatgaaacaattaaaatcacagcattgaaattaaaataaattaaaatatttttgtaatttatcgtTAAATTGAACTTGTGATTTTTGTATTTActcaaaatcattaaataatttaatctagtAGGTATtagttaacattattaattaattacagatCAAAATAAGTTAATCTTATGTGAGTTActactagcgccatctattgggtTATTGATAGTCTACATCTGAATAAATCGTCAGTCCCtgtagtttaattaataaacacaatacAGTTAGAGCAATTAAATGGCgggaaataaaagtaaattttgcaATCTGACACATTCCGTTACACaagcaattttattaattgatacaaTAATTGAACGAATCAGACAAGTCTGGGGCCTTGTGTACAACTTACTCCAATTAACTCCACCGCCGCGAACGTAAATGCGACAAGTAACaaccattaataaatattttcagacGAATTAAATTACGACTACTTTCATAACGTTCGATAAAATACTTGACACTGATCGATAGCCCTCAGGGACGggttaataaatatgttatggcACCTGGCAACGCACGTTTCGGGGCCCCTTTTGAATTTTCTAATTACCGCAATTTTATATTACGCAGACTTGCAACAACCTTTTCAAATAGGAGACATATTTTTATCTACATCTTCGATAACTCCAAACTTTATTTCGCTATTGAATGTAATTGCAAACAGAAatccagaaataataatttgaatgcCTTTATTctagtactttaaaaaaaaccaatttCACTGCCTTATACCCGACAATTCGAACAACCCGATATTGTTTGttctattattgtttatttgtatttctttaaaattcaactaaacctatttaaagacaaattgtCATAGATTAAGATCAGAAACTAGAGCTTTATtcgaaattttaattcattataataacgTTACGACTgcgtttaattattatcactaagcttgcatttcttttgattaCAGTATGTCTGAAGGAGACGTATCCCTCATTCGCGACGAGGACGTCTTACGTCGGATGGTGAGTACGAACTACGAGTACATCAACTTATACTCAccagtaatattatattctgaTATTGTTATAATCACTATTATCACATATCCCTAAGTGAAATTATTCTCGACAGTAGTCTACGACAAGTTAGAGCTAAAGAAACTAAACGCTGAAGAAAACATGTTATTtatcaatagaaaaataaaattacattaattgtaaaatttaaaagtagtaACTGCCAGTCTTGTTGATTCTACTCTCGTGTTTGGTGGAAGGCTTGGAACCGATTCCTTTTAGCTGCTTCAAGTTACGGTTGCGACTGTATTTTATCTGTGTAAGGAAGTTTAGTCACAATATTTCCCTTCACCATCGAGcatttgcatattatattatattaattatatgcatGTAACTTTACAGTGGCAGCAGACTGAGGACTTCTCCCGGAAAAAAGAGATCCGTGCGCACATGTACAGACTAAGGGAGGAGCGTCTGCGCAACCTTTACTCGCCCGAACCCGGCGCGGAATCCAAAGGTACATACTTACAGCATACTTGCCTACGTACTACTTCTGAGGAAAACACGTTCATGCAATTGAATGCCATGCGCGATGAAGCACAGCgcaaatttcatacaattacATAGGTCATAATAAATTGGCTAACGACAGGTCCTCAAGGAATACAGTTGCAATAAAACCACTTCGTACGGGGACACCAAAGGAAGAATATTATTCAACACAAAATTACACAGATGCTTTCGAGCGGGCGCATAGAATCTTGAAGCATGCTCTAAGCAGCGCTTCATGAGATCTGTGCTAgttcaaaatgtttataattacctcttttctttttacaaaaaatatgatcGTTATAGTCTATATCAATTTTCTCAACATTATTTGAAGATACCTTCTATTACAAATTACTGTTTGAAGTAACACGTTatctataaacataattatacgtTCACAAATAGAGCGTGCTATTGagtaaataatgtatacaaaGAAATCTCTACACCCTTTCTGATTGAGCAGATCAG from Vanessa cardui chromosome 12, ilVanCard2.1, whole genome shotgun sequence encodes the following:
- the LOC124534057 gene encoding protein ALP1-like, which encodes MDTHQKRAVALYLLHRRIKKRRPKRFWIHPLIAERNRYGLFVTLINELKKDEEKFFNYFRMSISSYLELKKKTETALQKQHTNMRDPISPEEMLAVTLRYLASGTSMHDLHYIFRIGHTTISAIIRTTCEKLWEVLMSECFPVITTELLEEISQKFYKYANFPHCVGAIDGKHIRITKPDNSASIYYNYKDFFSFVLMAVVDADYCFVFVDIGAPGSNADSTIFKNTTFCNALNSNSIKLPNEKILPGSTLPPVPYVFVADEAFGLHQHIMRPYGGQFLSVQKRVFNYRLSRARRYVECAFGILSNKWRILNRALDVSIPLSINIVKACCILHNFVRKRDGHHIREEDFTHNLESIQTPPSIRSGRQANNIRDIFQQYFMSDSGALSWQLSKI